In Rhodomicrobium lacus, the following proteins share a genomic window:
- the nadC gene encoding carboxylating nicotinate-nucleotide diphosphorylase, whose translation MTGHAPSNLQFPHHLVASLIEEALAEDLGLAGDITTNAIIEANHISEAVLALREDGCIAGLPLAEAAFRAIDPGISFEAELRDGESAHAGSAIARVSGSTRAILSAERVALNLVQHLSGVATATRHFVEAVHGTHARIVCTRKTTPGLRAFEKYAVRAGGGHNHRFGLFDAVLIKDNHIAAAGSVSAAIERARTANGHMVKIEVEVDTLTQLEEALQHDVDAVLLDNMAVPELKNAVARAKAAKPGILCEASGGVRLVTVRAIAETGVDMISVGALTHSVKALDIGLDF comes from the coding sequence ATGACGGGACACGCCCCCTCGAACCTTCAATTTCCCCACCATCTCGTCGCGTCTCTCATCGAGGAAGCGCTAGCGGAAGATCTCGGCCTCGCTGGCGACATCACGACCAACGCCATCATCGAGGCGAACCACATCTCCGAGGCCGTCCTCGCTCTTCGCGAAGACGGGTGCATCGCGGGCCTTCCGCTCGCCGAAGCGGCATTCCGCGCGATCGATCCCGGCATTTCCTTTGAAGCGGAGCTTCGCGATGGCGAAAGCGCCCATGCCGGAAGCGCCATCGCCCGCGTATCGGGCAGCACGCGGGCCATCCTCTCCGCCGAACGCGTGGCGCTGAACCTCGTGCAGCATCTCTCCGGCGTCGCCACAGCAACGCGCCACTTCGTGGAAGCCGTTCACGGCACGCATGCCCGCATCGTCTGCACCCGGAAGACGACGCCCGGCCTTCGCGCCTTCGAGAAATACGCGGTGCGCGCCGGCGGCGGACACAATCACCGCTTCGGCCTCTTCGACGCAGTCCTCATCAAGGACAACCACATCGCGGCGGCGGGTAGCGTTTCGGCGGCGATCGAACGCGCACGGACAGCCAACGGCCACATGGTGAAGATCGAGGTGGAGGTCGACACGCTGACGCAACTTGAAGAAGCCCTTCAGCATGATGTCGACGCGGTTCTCCTCGACAACATGGCCGTGCCGGAACTCAAGAACGCGGTCGCTCGCGCCAAAGCCGCGAAGCCGGGCATCCTGTGCGAGGCGTCCGGAGGCGTGCGGCTCGTTACCGTGCGCGCCATCGCCGAGACGGGCGTGGACATGATTTCCGTCGGCGCCTTGACGCATTCGGTGAAGGCGCTGGATATCGGCCTCGACTTCTGA
- a CDS encoding DUF1036 domain-containing protein, protein MTALAGAFCIGLALPAPANAELKLCNSTSSRIGVAIGYKDKDGWVSEGWWNVDSQSCALLIQDRLRARFYYVYAFDYDKGGEWGGAIAMCTNDVEFTIKGIDNCDGRGFKKSGFFEVDTQEQTDWTVKLTDQSETAPAAPMDTSGGPPAADAPAQAAAATAPGTRRR, encoded by the coding sequence ATGACGGCCTTGGCGGGCGCTTTTTGCATCGGGCTGGCCCTGCCGGCTCCGGCGAATGCCGAACTCAAGCTTTGCAACAGCACGTCCAGCCGCATCGGCGTCGCCATCGGCTACAAGGACAAGGACGGCTGGGTCAGCGAAGGCTGGTGGAACGTCGACAGTCAGTCTTGCGCCCTTCTCATCCAGGACAGGCTCCGCGCGCGCTTCTATTATGTCTACGCCTTCGACTACGACAAGGGTGGCGAGTGGGGCGGCGCCATCGCCATGTGCACCAACGACGTCGAATTCACCATCAAGGGCATCGATAATTGTGACGGGCGCGGCTTCAAGAAAAGCGGGTTCTTCGAAGTCGACACGCAGGAGCAGACGGACTGGACGGTAAAGCTCACCGATCAATCCGAAACGGCGCCTGCCGCGCCGATGGATACGAGCGGCGGGCCGCCCGCCGCCGACGCTCCCGCGCAAGCCGCAGCAGCCACCGCGCCGGGGACACGCCGCCGATGA
- the gap gene encoding type I glyceraldehyde-3-phosphate dehydrogenase — MTVRVAINGFGRIGRNVLRAISEYKRQDVQIVAINDLTDVKTNAHLLKYDSVHGKFPGEVNVTGDGIDVGYGPIKVLAERDPSKLAWGDLGVDLVMECTGVFSDRDKAAIHLRSGAKKVLVSAPSKGADLTVVYGVNHKQLEPKHEIISNASCTTNCLAPVVKVINDLCGLNQGYMTTIHAYTNDQRILDLPHKDLRRARAAALSIIPTTTGAAKAIGLVLPELAGKLDGTSVRVPTPNVSCVDLVFIPGRETSVEEINHAIERASQEELKGVLGVTSEELVSVDFNHNPNSSTFDLTQTQIVNNKLVRVLSWYDNEWGFSNRMVDTAVAIGKLL; from the coding sequence ATGACTGTCAGGGTAGCTATCAACGGCTTTGGCCGTATCGGTCGAAACGTTCTCAGGGCCATTTCCGAATACAAGCGTCAGGACGTCCAGATCGTCGCGATCAACGATCTGACCGACGTGAAGACGAACGCGCATCTGCTTAAATATGACTCCGTTCACGGCAAGTTTCCGGGCGAGGTTAACGTTACCGGCGACGGCATCGACGTCGGCTACGGCCCGATCAAGGTTCTCGCCGAGCGCGATCCGTCGAAGCTTGCGTGGGGCGACCTCGGCGTCGATCTCGTGATGGAATGCACGGGCGTGTTCTCCGACCGCGACAAGGCGGCGATCCATCTTCGTTCGGGCGCCAAGAAGGTGCTCGTCTCGGCGCCGTCGAAGGGCGCGGATCTCACGGTCGTTTACGGCGTCAACCACAAGCAGCTTGAGCCCAAGCACGAGATCATCTCGAATGCGTCTTGCACCACGAACTGTCTCGCGCCGGTGGTCAAGGTCATCAACGATCTGTGCGGCCTCAACCAGGGCTACATGACGACCATCCACGCCTACACGAACGACCAGCGCATTCTCGACCTGCCCCACAAGGATTTGCGCCGCGCCCGTGCCGCCGCTCTCTCGATCATCCCGACCACGACGGGCGCCGCGAAGGCGATCGGTCTCGTGCTGCCGGAACTGGCGGGAAAGCTCGACGGCACTTCGGTGCGCGTGCCGACGCCGAACGTGTCGTGCGTCGACCTCGTCTTCATCCCCGGTCGTGAGACGAGCGTCGAGGAAATCAACCACGCCATCGAACGCGCCTCGCAAGAGGAACTGAAGGGCGTGCTCGGCGTGACCAGCGAAGAACTCGTTTCCGTCGATTTCAACCACAACCCGAACTCGTCCACCTTCGATCTGACACAGACGCAGATCGTGAACAACAAGCTCGTGCGCGTGCTGTCTTGGTACGACAACGAGTGGGGCTTCTCCAACCGCATGGTCGACACGGCCGTCGCCATCGGCAAGCTGCTTTAG
- a CDS encoding helix-turn-helix transcriptional regulator produces the protein MSRIGDVAVPLALRASQAAAKLGVSESQLRKWVTEGKVHRPYRCSRTIVLFDAANLAADWDRMKEEAEGLFGATEDVACGEKEGNPWDAVLR, from the coding sequence ATGTCCCGGATCGGCGATGTGGCGGTACCGCTGGCACTGCGAGCCAGCCAGGCCGCGGCAAAACTCGGCGTCAGCGAGAGCCAGTTGCGCAAATGGGTGACCGAAGGCAAGGTGCACAGACCCTACCGTTGCAGCAGGACCATCGTGCTGTTCGATGCGGCCAACCTCGCCGCCGACTGGGACCGCATGAAGGAAGAGGCCGAAGGCCTGTTTGGAGCCACTGAAGATGTCGCCTGCGGGGAAAAGGAAGGTAATCCATGGGACGCGGTTCTTCGCTGA
- a CDS encoding glycerate kinase type-2 family protein, protein MSYNARRFLHTLFETAVAVAQPGRCLPHHFPECPTDGKIVIIACGKAAAGMARIAEDHFSRICPSHALTGVAITRHGEKSEPLKKLKLIEAAHPIPDESSVVAAAEAIKAAHSAKAGDLILTLISGGASALLVAPAGKITLAEKQDLTRTLLKCGARIHEINCVRKHISRIKGGRLAACASPSAILVTLAISDVPGDEPQTIASGLTCPDTTTLADARRILAKYGITAPRSVVEALNDPVNETPKPGHAIFANARYELVATGRDSLQAAGEVARGQGFEVIMLGDSLEGEARDVAEMHARLARRCLSDGRRVVILSGGELTVTVRGNGRGGPNQEYALALAAALNGEQGIAAFAGDTDGIDGGTGDCANDPAGAIVDPGTARRAAALNLLPATFLANNDATGFFRLTNDLVVCGPTGTNVNDFRAIVVDSSIRD, encoded by the coding sequence GTGTCATACAACGCCAGACGCTTTCTTCACACGCTCTTTGAAACGGCTGTCGCAGTGGCGCAGCCGGGCCGTTGTCTGCCGCATCATTTTCCTGAATGCCCGACCGACGGCAAGATCGTCATCATCGCCTGCGGCAAGGCGGCGGCGGGTATGGCGCGCATCGCTGAAGACCACTTTTCGCGGATCTGTCCGTCGCATGCCCTGACGGGCGTCGCCATCACCCGGCATGGCGAGAAGTCCGAACCCTTGAAAAAGCTGAAGCTGATCGAGGCGGCCCACCCGATCCCGGACGAGAGCAGCGTCGTCGCCGCCGCGGAGGCGATCAAGGCCGCGCATTCGGCGAAGGCGGGCGACCTCATCCTCACCCTGATTTCGGGCGGCGCCTCCGCGCTGCTCGTCGCGCCCGCCGGCAAGATCACGCTGGCCGAGAAGCAGGACTTGACCCGCACACTTCTCAAATGCGGCGCGCGCATCCATGAAATCAACTGCGTCAGGAAGCATATTTCGCGCATCAAGGGCGGACGCCTCGCCGCCTGCGCCTCGCCTTCGGCGATCCTCGTCACGCTCGCCATATCGGATGTGCCGGGCGACGAGCCGCAGACTATCGCTTCGGGCCTCACATGCCCCGACACAACGACGCTCGCCGATGCGCGGCGCATTCTGGCGAAATACGGCATCACGGCGCCGCGTTCCGTCGTCGAGGCGCTCAACGATCCCGTGAACGAAACACCGAAGCCGGGGCACGCGATCTTCGCCAATGCGCGTTACGAACTCGTCGCCACCGGCCGCGATTCGCTTCAGGCGGCGGGCGAAGTGGCGCGCGGCCAAGGCTTCGAGGTGATCATGCTGGGCGACTCGCTCGAAGGCGAGGCCCGCGACGTGGCCGAGATGCACGCACGTCTGGCCCGGCGCTGCCTTTCGGACGGGCGGCGCGTCGTGATCCTCTCGGGCGGCGAACTCACCGTGACCGTGCGCGGCAACGGCAGGGGCGGCCCCAACCAGGAATATGCGCTCGCCCTCGCCGCCGCCCTCAACGGCGAGCAAGGCATAGCCGCGTTCGCGGGCGACACCGACGGCATCGACGGCGGCACCGGCGATTGCGCGAACGATCCCGCGGGCGCGATCGTCGATCCCGGCACCGCGAGGCGCGCGGCGGCGCTCAATCTCCTTCCAGCCACATTTCTCGCCAATAACGACGCTACCGGCTTTTTCCGGCTCACAAACGATCTCGTCGTCTGCGGCCCCACGGGAACAAATGTGAATGACTTCCGGGCTATTGTTGTCGACAGCTCAATCAGAGATTAG
- a CDS encoding TonB-dependent receptor plug domain-containing protein, which produces MPALYPRARSCVAFVSLVAFAANAQAQTAARSDTLPPVVVKKDGAEKQKKKAAAPKKKKEAPAVAQGAAEPAPDAIPGEPSKDVIYSANRVATDISRVGSAVTVITRDEIEAQSRTYVQDYLAQVPGVSVAQTGLGGTSTYSIWGAYGRNVKVLVDGIDVSDPTGTQVSTALEHVLAGDVARIEVLKGSQSLLYGGQAVGGVIAIDTARPVLGASLSGSGETGAYNTQRGTASAAYGTENGYARFTVQSVRSDGFSAAALGSEDDSYRNLTFSGSGEYKVSNEVKVFFAARSVDANLKYDSSYDGYGLAKDGWPGTQALTSQQSGRLGTEVTLFDGALVNTVSLQGMRLDRDTRYWSAAYDNNWNAIPGMGSIVADSYDGDRWKVDYLGTAKVTSWATAAVGADYQEETAKTASTVQHEADLAGVFGQLSVEPLKGLTLTGGGRNDHHSTFGDFDTYRFTGAYFYEPTQTKFRASTGTGFRAPSLYELYAPSGLGNTALKPEQSESWDVGFDQWFENRRYRFSATYFQLDTTNEIGYDPFAGTGPWGQYVQLSGTTHREGVEFSGAAVVRPWLTLSAGYTYVDARAEDGSRLVRIPRNSITLGADALLFDTVKANVTTRFALDTIDSSNYQLEDYVLLNAKFSYDIRPGFTAYVRGENLLDEKYETVRGYNTPGLSVYGGLTFNVDANTYASLK; this is translated from the coding sequence ATGCCCGCTCTATACCCGCGCGCCCGCTCCTGTGTCGCTTTCGTCAGCCTTGTCGCGTTTGCCGCGAATGCGCAGGCGCAAACCGCCGCCCGTTCCGATACCCTGCCGCCCGTCGTCGTGAAGAAGGACGGGGCCGAAAAGCAGAAGAAGAAAGCCGCCGCTCCGAAGAAAAAGAAGGAGGCTCCAGCCGTTGCGCAGGGTGCCGCCGAACCCGCGCCGGATGCCATTCCCGGCGAGCCGTCGAAGGACGTGATCTATTCCGCGAACCGCGTCGCAACCGACATCTCCAGGGTCGGCTCCGCGGTGACGGTCATTACGCGCGACGAGATCGAGGCGCAGTCCCGCACCTACGTGCAGGATTACCTCGCGCAGGTGCCGGGCGTTTCCGTGGCGCAGACGGGCTTGGGCGGCACCAGCACCTATTCGATCTGGGGCGCCTACGGCCGCAATGTGAAGGTGCTCGTCGATGGAATCGACGTATCGGATCCGACCGGCACACAGGTTTCCACGGCTCTTGAGCACGTCCTCGCGGGGGACGTCGCACGCATCGAAGTGCTGAAGGGATCGCAGAGCCTGCTCTATGGCGGCCAGGCGGTCGGCGGCGTCATTGCAATCGATACGGCACGCCCCGTACTTGGAGCATCGCTCTCGGGCTCAGGCGAAACAGGCGCTTATAATACACAGCGCGGAACCGCGAGCGCGGCTTACGGCACCGAAAACGGCTACGCCCGCTTCACGGTCCAGAGCGTGCGCAGCGACGGCTTTTCGGCCGCCGCGCTTGGCAGCGAAGACGACAGCTATCGAAACCTGACCTTCAGCGGGTCCGGCGAATATAAGGTGTCGAACGAGGTGAAGGTATTCTTTGCCGCGCGTTCTGTTGATGCAAACCTCAAATACGACAGTTCCTATGACGGATATGGTCTGGCGAAGGATGGATGGCCCGGGACACAGGCTCTCACGAGTCAGCAATCCGGCCGTCTGGGGACCGAGGTGACGCTCTTCGATGGCGCTTTGGTCAATACCGTTTCGCTTCAGGGAATGCGGCTTGATCGAGATACGAGATATTGGAGCGCCGCATACGATAACAACTGGAACGCCATTCCCGGCATGGGCTCCATCGTTGCCGACTCCTATGACGGGGACCGCTGGAAGGTCGATTATCTGGGTACTGCGAAGGTGACGAGCTGGGCCACAGCAGCCGTTGGGGCCGATTATCAGGAAGAAACCGCAAAAACCGCTTCCACCGTTCAGCATGAAGCTGATCTTGCCGGCGTGTTCGGCCAGCTTTCAGTCGAGCCGCTGAAAGGACTTACGCTGACTGGCGGCGGTCGTAACGACCATCACAGCACCTTCGGCGACTTCGACACCTACCGCTTCACCGGCGCATATTTTTATGAGCCGACGCAAACCAAGTTCCGCGCAAGCACCGGAACCGGCTTCCGCGCCCCGAGCCTTTACGAGCTCTACGCGCCGTCCGGTCTCGGGAATACGGCGCTCAAGCCCGAACAAAGCGAGAGCTGGGACGTTGGTTTCGATCAGTGGTTCGAAAACCGGCGCTACCGTTTCAGCGCAACCTACTTCCAGTTGGATACGACGAACGAGATCGGTTACGACCCATTCGCTGGAACCGGGCCGTGGGGCCAATATGTACAGCTTTCAGGCACGACACATCGCGAGGGCGTGGAGTTTTCCGGCGCAGCAGTTGTGAGGCCATGGCTCACGCTGTCGGCGGGCTACACCTATGTCGATGCAAGGGCGGAGGATGGCTCGCGTCTCGTCCGCATCCCGCGCAACAGCATCACGCTCGGCGCGGACGCGCTGCTGTTCGACACGGTGAAGGCGAACGTCACCACGCGTTTCGCGCTCGATACGATCGACTCGAGCAATTACCAACTGGAAGACTATGTGCTTCTGAACGCGAAGTTCAGCTACGACATTCGCCCCGGTTTCACCGCTTACGTCAGGGGTGAAAATCTGCTCGACGAGAAGTACGAAACGGTGCGCGGCTACAACACGCCCGGCCTGTCGGTCTATGGCGGCCTCACCTTCAACGTCGACGCCAACACCTATGCGTCGCTGAAATAG
- the rph gene encoding ribonuclease PH, giving the protein MRPSKRQAGDLRPVSFQRAFSHHAEGSCLIKFGNTHVLCTASLEDRVPPWLKGQGRGWITAEYGMLPRATSDRTRREATTGHQSGRSQEIQRLIGRSLRAVVDLQALGERQIMVDCDVLQADGGTRTASITGAWVALHDCFQWMRARDMLRGEPMKDNVAAVSCGIYKGEAVLDLDYPEDSDAEADANFVFTGKGQIVEIQATAEKGAFSEERMAELTALAKKGIAELVNLQKLTVL; this is encoded by the coding sequence ATGCGCCCCTCGAAACGGCAGGCCGGCGACCTTCGCCCCGTGAGTTTCCAGCGCGCCTTTTCGCATCACGCGGAAGGATCGTGCCTTATCAAGTTCGGCAACACGCATGTGCTTTGCACGGCGAGCCTCGAAGACCGCGTGCCGCCGTGGCTGAAAGGGCAGGGACGGGGCTGGATCACGGCCGAATACGGCATGCTGCCGCGCGCAACCTCCGACCGCACGCGCCGCGAGGCGACGACCGGCCATCAGTCCGGACGCAGCCAGGAAATCCAGCGTCTGATCGGGCGGTCGCTCCGCGCCGTGGTCGATCTTCAGGCGCTCGGCGAACGCCAGATCATGGTCGATTGCGACGTCTTGCAGGCGGATGGCGGCACGCGCACCGCGTCGATCACCGGCGCCTGGGTCGCGCTGCACGATTGCTTCCAGTGGATGCGCGCACGCGACATGCTGCGCGGCGAGCCCATGAAGGACAACGTCGCGGCGGTCTCCTGCGGCATCTACAAGGGGGAAGCGGTTCTCGATCTCGATTATCCCGAGGATTCGGATGCCGAGGCGGATGCGAATTTCGTCTTCACCGGCAAGGGTCAGATCGTCGAAATTCAGGCGACGGCGGAGAAGGGCGCGTTCTCCGAGGAACGCATGGCCGAGCTGACCGCGCTCGCGAAGAAGGGGATCGCCGAACTCGTGAATCTGCAGAAGCTTACGGTTCTATAA
- a CDS encoding DUF1499 domain-containing protein, with protein MRARSVVAVALAAVPIAIIAVFLIAGPERIWSLAGPADQGPVDFETLSRRDTPNDSLACPPGACKARSDIRPPIFAVGAHELRKAFASAVASEANLELVDVDEGKLSARYVQRSPFWRFPDTIEVRFIDVEDGRSTIVIYSRSLVGRGDWGVNKARIQRWLDKLAKVAPVVQIA; from the coding sequence ATGAGAGCAAGATCCGTCGTCGCCGTCGCCCTTGCCGCGGTGCCCATCGCCATTATCGCCGTATTCCTGATCGCGGGTCCGGAGCGGATCTGGTCGCTCGCCGGTCCTGCCGATCAGGGGCCGGTGGATTTCGAAACGCTGAGCCGCCGCGATACGCCGAATGACTCGCTCGCCTGCCCGCCCGGCGCATGCAAGGCGCGCAGCGATATCAGGCCGCCCATCTTCGCGGTCGGCGCGCACGAATTGAGGAAGGCTTTCGCGAGTGCTGTCGCTTCCGAGGCGAATCTCGAACTCGTCGATGTCGACGAAGGCAAGCTCAGCGCGCGATATGTGCAGCGCTCCCCCTTCTGGCGTTTTCCCGACACCATCGAAGTGCGCTTCATCGATGTGGAGGATGGCCGATCGACGATCGTGATCTACAGCCGCTCGCTCGTTGGTCGGGGCGACTGGGGCGTGAACAAGGCGCGAATTCAGCGCTGGCTCGACAAGCTGGCAAAGGTCGCGCCCGTGGTGCAGATCGCCTGA
- a CDS encoding toxin-antitoxin system HicB family antitoxin — MSESGRTMSDAMRIALDKGFGTGKRQTPRASGRLIRRAGEARPKGPQAQFNVRIAQDLKEAVARAAEVEGISVVEWVERSFRASLDGDEAVSD, encoded by the coding sequence ATGAGCGAAAGCGGGCGCACCATGAGCGACGCGATGCGGATCGCGCTCGACAAGGGCTTCGGGACAGGGAAACGGCAGACTCCGAGAGCAAGCGGCCGGCTCATCCGGCGCGCGGGCGAGGCCAGGCCGAAGGGTCCGCAGGCCCAGTTCAACGTGCGCATCGCCCAGGATTTGAAAGAAGCCGTGGCAAGGGCTGCCGAAGTAGAGGGGATCTCCGTCGTCGAGTGGGTCGAGCGGAGCTTCCGGGCCTCGCTCGACGGCGATGAGGCCGTGAGTGATTAG
- a CDS encoding ParA family protein produces the protein MTTITIASTKGGVGKSTLVSALSVLATQETRRIGIVDLDETLGSLSQWWALRGEPAAPYLMSREGALADDVQRYAAIFDWIFIDTSPYDLALIEEAIKIADAVVIPTRTSFFDAMGARQVSDLCREHGKPFGFVIVGYHKSVDDLAQQTEAALSAFGTVFKTKIMFDRCFMEAPIHGKTGPELNAKAQAEMAALWREVKELAGARGGVE, from the coding sequence ATGACGACCATCACGATCGCATCGACGAAGGGAGGCGTGGGCAAAAGCACGCTCGTGTCTGCACTGTCGGTGCTTGCTACGCAGGAAACGCGCCGCATCGGCATCGTCGATCTCGACGAGACGCTTGGCTCTTTGAGCCAGTGGTGGGCGCTGCGCGGCGAGCCGGCTGCTCCCTATCTCATGTCCCGCGAGGGCGCACTCGCCGACGACGTGCAGCGCTATGCGGCGATCTTCGACTGGATCTTCATCGACACCTCGCCCTACGACCTCGCTCTCATCGAAGAGGCGATCAAAATCGCCGATGCGGTGGTGATCCCGACGCGGACGAGTTTCTTCGACGCGATGGGAGCACGGCAGGTGTCCGATCTGTGCCGCGAGCATGGGAAGCCGTTCGGCTTCGTCATAGTCGGCTATCACAAGAGCGTCGATGATCTCGCACAGCAGACCGAGGCGGCGCTGTCGGCGTTCGGAACGGTTTTCAAGACGAAGATCATGTTCGACCGCTGCTTCATGGAAGCGCCGATCCACGGCAAGACCGGGCCCGAGCTGAATGCGAAGGCGCAAGCCGAGATGGCCGCGCTGTGGCGCGAGGTGAAGGAGCTTGCAGGAGCCCGGGGAGGCGTGGAATGA
- the pyk gene encoding pyruvate kinase: MKRKRRVKIIATLGPSTSTPEQLERLVVAGADVFRINMSHSGHDDMRTYVAALRELEKKYGPIAILADLQGPKLRISSIAEGSIQLERGQTIIFDANHTPGTVDRVGLLHPEIYAAAEPGHTLLIDDGKLHMRVLEARPGRIVAEAITAGVLSSRKGVNLPDAILPLASMTPKDRKDCEAALEAGVDWVAISFVQRVHDVRDVRAIVGDRAAIMAKIERRSAIAEIDDILRESDGVMVARGDLGVEMPLEQVPGLQKQLLRAGRDLGKPVVVATQMLESMTSSPVPTRAEVSDVATAVFEGADAVMLSAESATGAYPVEAVATMDRVAREVEKDVNYESILHFRGTPSDKTAADAISAAAASIAETLKLKAIFCYTATGKTGLRVARQRPAQPIVVLTPVIETARRLNLVWGLHCVQTSDPANTGEMVRGAEEVARASGYADDGDRVIVCAGVPFKRPGSTNMLRIFTIGEDSGRPH, from the coding sequence ATGAAAAGAAAACGCCGCGTCAAGATCATAGCCACCCTTGGACCGTCGACCAGCACTCCGGAGCAACTCGAACGGCTTGTCGTGGCCGGCGCGGATGTCTTTCGGATCAACATGAGCCACTCCGGCCATGACGACATGCGCACCTACGTCGCCGCGCTGCGCGAACTCGAAAAGAAATACGGCCCCATCGCGATTCTCGCAGACCTTCAGGGGCCGAAGCTTCGCATCAGTTCCATCGCGGAAGGCAGCATCCAGCTCGAACGCGGTCAGACCATCATCTTCGATGCGAATCACACGCCGGGTACCGTTGATCGCGTGGGCCTTCTGCACCCCGAAATCTACGCGGCGGCCGAGCCGGGCCACACCCTTCTCATCGACGACGGCAAGCTTCACATGCGCGTTCTCGAAGCGCGCCCGGGGCGCATCGTCGCCGAAGCGATCACCGCCGGCGTGCTGTCGAGCCGCAAGGGCGTGAATCTGCCCGACGCCATCCTGCCGCTCGCATCGATGACCCCCAAGGACCGCAAGGATTGCGAAGCGGCTCTCGAAGCGGGCGTGGACTGGGTCGCCATTTCCTTCGTTCAGCGTGTCCATGACGTGCGCGACGTGCGCGCCATCGTGGGTGATCGCGCAGCCATCATGGCGAAGATCGAGCGCCGCTCCGCCATCGCCGAAATCGACGACATCCTGCGCGAGAGCGACGGCGTGATGGTCGCACGCGGCGATCTCGGGGTGGAGATGCCGCTTGAACAGGTGCCGGGACTTCAGAAGCAGCTCCTGCGCGCGGGGCGCGATCTCGGCAAGCCGGTCGTCGTCGCAACGCAGATGCTCGAAAGCATGACGTCATCTCCCGTCCCCACGCGCGCCGAGGTTTCCGACGTCGCGACCGCCGTTTTCGAAGGCGCTGACGCCGTGATGCTGTCCGCCGAATCCGCGACTGGCGCCTACCCGGTCGAGGCCGTGGCCACCATGGACCGCGTTGCGCGCGAAGTGGAAAAGGACGTGAATTACGAAAGCATCCTGCATTTTCGCGGGACCCCGTCCGACAAGACCGCCGCCGACGCCATCAGCGCGGCCGCTGCGTCCATTGCGGAGACGCTGAAGCTGAAGGCGATTTTCTGTTACACCGCGACGGGCAAGACAGGCCTTCGCGTCGCGCGGCAGCGACCGGCCCAGCCGATCGTTGTGCTGACGCCCGTGATCGAGACCGCGCGGAGGCTCAACCTCGTCTGGGGGCTGCACTGCGTGCAGACGTCAGACCCTGCAAACACGGGCGAGATGGTGCGCGGTGCCGAGGAAGTTGCGCGCGCTTCCGGCTATGCCGACGATGGCGACCGCGTCATCGTCTGCGCGGGCGTGCCGTTCAAGCGGCCCGGCAGCACGAACATGCTTCGCATCTTCACTATCGGCGAGGACAGCGGCAGACCGCACTGA
- a CDS encoding thiamine phosphate synthase, translating to MSEKPCGLIVAIPPALETEWAARLSELVASFRPAALIIHPSRENAALVKAAAPLELAVLVAGEVREAARAGASGVWFPSSEAADFAGARKALGAEAILGAGCGVSRHAAMEAAEAGVDFLAFDAATDLDAAVDVSAWWDEVAEIPVALIVGAKKPDRARVLDARPDFLFVEETETAGESLIFATEFGLQSQT from the coding sequence ATGAGCGAAAAGCCTTGCGGGCTTATCGTTGCCATCCCGCCCGCTCTGGAAACGGAGTGGGCGGCGCGCCTTTCGGAACTCGTGGCAAGTTTCCGTCCCGCTGCGCTGATCATTCACCCGTCGCGAGAGAACGCAGCGCTGGTAAAGGCGGCGGCACCGCTCGAACTCGCCGTGCTCGTCGCGGGCGAGGTCCGTGAAGCTGCGCGTGCCGGAGCCAGCGGCGTCTGGTTCCCATCATCGGAAGCGGCGGATTTTGCCGGCGCAAGAAAGGCGCTTGGCGCCGAGGCGATCCTAGGCGCAGGGTGCGGGGTGAGCCGTCACGCGGCGATGGAAGCGGCGGAAGCTGGCGTCGATTTCCTCGCCTTCGACGCCGCCACCGATCTTGACGCCGCCGTCGATGTCTCGGCCTGGTGGGATGAGGTCGCGGAAATACCCGTCGCGCTCATCGTCGGAGCGAAGAAACCCGATCGCGCTCGCGTCCTCGATGCACGGCCCGACTTTCTTTTTGTCGAAGAAACGGAGACAGCGGGCGAAAGCCTTATTTTCGCAACAGAGTTCGGCTTGCAAAGCCAGACCTAG